The Triticum aestivum cultivar Chinese Spring chromosome 4B, IWGSC CS RefSeq v2.1, whole genome shotgun sequence sequence TTTGACAATGATTCTCTCCTAGAGGTAGAATTGTTGTTTTTGATATTTTCATAGATTTTCCGGCGCAGAATTTTGTGGATTGGGTGCACTTTTGCATTCTTTTGTACTATCCATTTATGTGATTTCAGACAGATGGGTCCATGTTGAGGGTTAAACAGCATCATTACATATTTGTTGATTGGGAGGCCTCTCGAGAGTTTTCTGGCTCATGCGTTCGTCCTTCGTTTGACAGCTTTTGGTTTCAGTTCCTGCAGTGAAGCTGTGAGTCGCTTGATCACTCCATGtagttttttctctctcttttttgacaGCACACTCCATGTGAATTTTCAGAGTGTTTAGTTTTCTGTGTCTTTTGCCACCACTTGGTCAGCATAATATCGTCCTTTTCTGGGTAAGAAAATAAATAGTGGCCAAGATTTATGTGCTTCTGTTTACTACACCATACGTGTATATCATGTAAGACTACTTCGCATCAAAAGGGTATCAAAGACCGAGATCTCTACCCGCAATAATAAtacatatactccctccttccatctaaggCCTAATGTGTTTTACAAGaacgcctttgactattgacaagattaatagtacatgactatgcataatgtgaaaattatatcactgaaagcTCCTTTCGCATatgaatttgacggtatgctttgtgcaagttgcatgtcatatattattgctctaacatttggtcaaaattagcctcgaaaaacgcattaggccctatatagatggaaggagggagtatatgttaacTACTAAAATTTGATCCCAGCCTGCATAAATGATGTATTACATTATATTGTTAGATCAATAACATTGCTGCACAAACAACTAGATGTGGGCAGCACAGTGCAAGACGAGGGGTGGTTCAGTTTCATAATCCCATTCTTCAGAATCTTAATTATACTGTTGCGTCAGTCTTGGTCTTCTCGGATGGAAGGATTCCAACAATGTGTGCGATCTCTATCTTTTTTCTGATATAATCATCATAGAACTTTGGCTTATCAACCTGAAATGGAATAAATTTCAGTAGATAAATCATCTTTCAAAAGCATGCATAATGCAGAGGTGAACTCACAAGTTACAGTACCCGCTTTTTTACTGTGTCTGCAATCAACTCCTTGGCTTCATCCTCTTCAACCTGAAGGCAAGCAGATCATACATCAGATAAAAGGAAATATTTCAATGGATTACACTTGCGTGTCACATACAAAAGACGCTACTTACTCCAGGTCGAATGGCTGCCGTGCAGGTTCGGAACTGAAGGCAAGAAGATGAAAAGAGATAAGCATATACACAGAAAGCAATATTTAGTTACAAGTGCAAATTATCTATCTAATAACCAAAACAGTTGACATACGTCCTTTTCCAGTGACGTCATGGTGAACTCATTGCCCAGTGCTATTTGCATTAAACTTTGCCGTAACGGAAACCTGTTCAGAACACAAAGGTCCTCCAGAGCGGCTCTGAAACTCTTTTGAACATTATTCAAGGAAAAAGTCATGCATTGCTAAGCATATACAGTGTATGCAAAAACAAGGAACCActaataaatactccctccattcggaattacttgtcgcgaaaatgaatgtatctagaaactaaaatacgtctagatacatccatttctgcgacaagtaattccgaacggagggagtagttgcttaGATGTGCAGACACTAACCATCCCCTTTTTGACCCGCTGCCAAATCCAAAATACAAACCATCATACTCCTTCAAATATATATGATGATAGCCCATGCTCTCTTTACACTCCTGTAAATCAAGTGAATGCAGCTGTCAGGTACAACATAGTAGCCACTGTAAGCTACATTAAATTAATGTATGTGAGGGATCTTACATCGTAGCCATTGTAAGCCAAAATCGGAGTGATCTTGGGAAAGCTTGTAGCAGCAATCTTAATTGCTTGATAAGCTCCCCGGGAAGATACGTAATCCCACTGAACAAACAACAAAGTTATGAGCTTGCTACAAGATAAAGAGATAATTTACAGTGACATTCCAAGAATTTTGTTAGGCCATACTTTGATAGATGAGGGGTCAATATCGATATAATCTTCCATCCACTGTTGCCAGAGAAAAAAAGAGTTGTTAGTCCAAAGAAATTTGAAAGCGTTGAACAAAAAAAGACAATTTCCTTAACTGCCTCGTTTTCAATAAAATGGGGCAGCGGGAAACCCCTTTTCATAAAGAAAGAGAGATTTCCTTAACATGATCTGTGATGCATACCTTCAGTTGCTTGGATAATTCCTCACAGTACTTGACGTACTCTTGTTCAACATCATAGCTATGAAGGTAGCTGTGGTAGTAACTCCACCGGGTGTACTCAGTACCGCCCTACATTGAAAAGGATAGAGATAGAAAACCGATTGCTTAGAAATGTTCAGAACGACATGCTATAACGAAAGCAACTATATTTTAACTAGAAACTTGAAGCTGCAAAATTAACAATTTAATTAAAACTACATATGATAAAGAACTAAAGAGGTGGCTAATATTTATCAGAAAAATACAATTCAGCTGCTTAAAGAAAATCATTAGGGGCAGTCAAAGAGTCTACAAGCGAACCTTTTCATAGTGAGCACTAAGCAACAAGGCGGAAGAATATTGTTCTGGTTGTCGCCATATTTCAGTTTATGAGTTACAAATTCCCGTGTATCAAAACGTTATGAACACTTTGTTTAAAGCAAAGATTACTACAGCTCACTAAACGTACCAAGAACTCACATCTCAGTGCAATTGGTGTATATATAATCTGGTCCTGCTATGTTTTTCTACTTCTTTGTAAACAAGACCGCCATAGCTTTGGAGACTGTAATGTGATTGCCAGACATTTGTGCTAGTACAACTGACGACAATTATAAATTGATGAAGATCACTCACATAATTTTGAAGGACTAGCCGTTCGTAGTCACTCAGGGAAGCACATTCGCAGTAAGCAGGGTGGAAAAACCAATCGAGTGTTCCGTCTTTTTCAAAGCTAATGAAAAATCTGTTCTCCTCAAGAAACTCCAGATTAAAATCAGCCTCATTTTTATCCATAAGGTTATCAGCCTCAGTTTCATCCTCTTCCGATGTAGTGTCACCTTCCTCATGGTATAGAAGTTGCTTCTCTTTCAACATAGCTAAATATTCCCTTTCTTCCTTATCGTCCTCTCCTTCCTCAAGAAGGTTACCAGCATGCAGCTCTTCCTTGGGCTGTGTCAACTGTAGACAATGAAATGGCATAGAAGATCAAATTAAATGCAAACATGAGGTTAAATAATGCAGCACATGTAGCATAGAAGAAATGGTAAATGCTCCCAATAGAATGCATGGTATGCATGTGAAGATGGATGTGGAACCTTGTATTTGTAATATCTGAAACGGAACAGTGCATGGTCAATGAGTTGCTGATCGAGATCCTTTTCTTCCAGCCCAGCTTTAAGATTAAACCACGGAGGCCTGCGAGCCAGCTTGTTAAAGTAAGCAAGGAACTCCTGATTGCTGATATCCTCTCCCAGACCTGATTGATTCAGCTGTTCGATCAAAAGTTTCGCTTCATGTCTATCTTGTATGTGCCACTCTGCTGTCTTGACATCAACTACACACTCGTCAGGATCATATTCATGGATGTCCTTGGCAGCATCGGCCTCCTCTGCATCAGGGTGCTCGTACTGGTCTAGCAGCTCTCCGCTCAAGCTGGTATCAGCCTCCTCTGCAGGGTGCTCGTGCAGCATTCTTGACATGTGAAACTCTGCTTTCTTGACATGGACTACACACTCGTCGGGATCAGATTCGTGGATAGCCTCCTCTGCCCGTGGGTGCTCGAGCTCGTGCAGCATCTCTCCGCTCGAGCCCGTGCCCACCACCACCTTTGGGATGCGCCGATGGCCCCCCCCTCCGCTCGAGCTCGCCGACCCCTTTAcgcgatgcggcggcggcggcatccgtcGAAACCCTAAC is a genomic window containing:
- the LOC123095192 gene encoding uncharacterized protein, producing MPPPPHRVKGSASSSGGGGHRRIPKVVVGTGSSGEMLHELEHPRAEEAIHESDPDECVVHVKKAEFHMSRMLHEHPAEEADTSLSGELLDQYEHPDAEEADAAKDIHEYDPDECVVDVKTAEWHIQDRHEAKLLIEQLNQSGLGEDISNQEFLAYFNKLARRPPWFNLKAGLEEKDLDQQLIDHALFRFRYYKYKLTQPKEELHAGNLLEEGEDDKEEREYLAMLKEKQLLYHEEGDTTSEEDETEADNLMDKNEADFNLEFLEENRFFISFEKDGTLDWFFHPAYCECASLSDYERLVLQNYGGTEYTRWSYYHSYLHSYDVEQEYVKYCEELSKQLKWMEDYIDIDPSSIKWDYVSSRGAYQAIKIAATSFPKITPILAYNGYDECKESMGYHHIYLKEYDGLYFGFGSGSKRG